In the Oncorhynchus nerka isolate Pitt River linkage group LG6, Oner_Uvic_2.0, whole genome shotgun sequence genome, gggagagagagagagagagagagagagggggagagagagatatagagagatatatatatatatatatagagagagagagagagagagagagagagagagagagagagggggagagagagagagatatagagagagagatatagagagagagatatagagagagaggggagagagagagatatatagagagagggggagagagagagagatatatagagagagggggagagagagagagatatatagagagaggggagagagagagagatatatagagagagggggagagagagagagagggggagagagagagagagatatatatatatagagagagagagaggggggagagagagagagagagggggagagagatatatatatatatatatatatatatagagagagagagagagagagagagagagagaggagagagagagagggggagagagagagagatatatatatatatagagagagagagagagaggggggagagagagagagagagagagagagggagagagagagagagagagagagaggggagagagagagggggagagagagagagagagagagagagagggggagagagagagagagagggggagagagagagagagagagagagagagagaggggagagagagagggggagagagagagagagagagagggggagagagagagagagagagagggggagagggggagagagagagagagagagagagagaggggagagagagatatagagagatatatatatatatatatatatagagagagagagagagagagagagagagagagagagagagagaggggggagagagagagagatatagagagagagatatagagagagagatatagagagagaggggagagagagagatatatagagagaggggagagagagagagatatatagagagagggggagagagagagagatatatagagagaggggagagagagagagagagagggggagagagagagagagagagagagatatatatatatatagagagagagagagggggagagagagagagagagggggagagagagagatatatatatatatatatatatatatagagagagagagagagagagagagagagaggagagagagagggggagagagagagagatatatatatatatatagagagagagagagagggggagagagagagagagagagagagagagagagagagagatatatatatatatatatatatatatatatatatatatatatatatatatatatatagagagagagagagggggagagagagagagagagagagggggagagagagatatatagagagagagagggggagagagagagagagagagggggggagagagggggagagagagagagagagagagagagagggggggagagagagatagagagagagggggagagagagagagagagggggagagagagagagagagagagagagagagagagagagagagagagagcgcgagagagggggagagagagatatatagagagagagagagagagagcgcgagagagaagtATCATGAAGTATCTTGATCCATCCCACAGCAGGCCCCCCCACtgccccaaaacaacaacaaccaactAACACTCGCACTTAACTAATCCTACTAGCACAGACTGAGCTGATTTACTGATAGCTACCATGACTGAGACATGTGGTTGTCGCActtagatgaatgcactaactagaTTCTCTGGATAAGGTCACAAAGCCACTCTCTTCCCTTGCTCAGCTCTACATCGTTCTGTCTATGCTTGTCCTTTAcccatccctttcccctctaCTTCATACTACAAAGCCCCTTAATGAGTCAATTCAATCTCTGTGCAACAAAGCAAATGAAAAAGGAGGTGTCAAACTGTTGAACATGTCCCCACTTTCACATCATGTGAATGACTGTCCCTATAATGCAATTACATGTTATTCTGCAACGCACACGAGAATGCCATAGCGACAGAATAATCGGTCACTGTTTAATCTGAGCGCCATCCATCCGCTTCTCATTCAATCAAGCTAGCTAGCGCTGAGGCCTTAGCCACACCCTGGCTCACCGCAGACAAGGATCACTGAAGACACCAATATAGCCAACAGCAAGCCTCCACACCAGGTTTCCACTCAGGGCAGGAACCAAAGATCTTAACCACCAATCCACTAGTATTGTATTTGCCAAGCGTTTTCACTAGGTCTACAAACCAGCGCTTTGTGGGGTAACTCACCCCATCCCCCACCAATGAGATGCTACCACCTGGGTGATGCATGCCAGGCTtcagcaaacacacacagtataaacccAGACAGAGGAAATGAAGAGAAACCCAGCAGTCCATAAGCACACCTTAACTCACgcaccaccccccacacacacttggCTTACTACACACACATGGACGGCCCTCGTACCTGGGTGACTTTATCGGTGACGTGGTGTGTACGGTCGATGAGCTTGCAGGGGGCTATGATGTCCATGTCCCCCGCGGGCAGCGTGATCAGGGGGTCCGCCCTGAAGTCCACGAAGTTCAGGGTGATCTGAGGGATTTTACTGATGGTGCGGTAACGCATGAGGTCCGAGTCAGACGTGGAGTTGAGGATGTTGGACTTGTTGTTCACCGCCCCTGAAAGAACACACTGTCAGAGGACTGTCCAGACCACTAGGACCACCTGGGTTCAAACACTATTTGAAATTGTTTCAAGTACTTTAGCTGTGCTTGATAGAGTTTGCCCGGTGCAATGGAAACAATATAATCGTCCCAAAACATCAAAGCTCGCCCATATGGCACACGACTATTTTTATGATTTCAAATAGAATTTCAACCCAGGTGTGATTAGAACCACATCATAAGCTTGTAACTTTGACATATCACATAAATCATGCATTGACCtcaattttttatttaatttttatttcacctttatttaaccaggtaggccagttaagaacaagttctcatttacaactgcgagctggccaagataaagctaagcagtgtgacacaaacgacaacacagagttacacataaacgaacatacagtcaataacacaagagAAAACtccatgtacagtgtgtgcaaaagtagaagattagggaggtagacaataaataggccatagagacgaaataattacaatttagcattaaagCTCATTAAAAGCTCATTGAGAGGTAAGTGGTTGGCCTGAggcgaaggggggggggggggcagatccATTTGTGATCCAGATCCAGAAGTAGTTGGCCACAGCACAGGCTAAAATGTTTGTGGTTAAACACAACCAGGCAATGTAGGTGCCTTTTGTGTTTTTCAAAGCTTCTGAAAGACAACATACAAATTCCTACAACACACACtctttgtgtttgtgggtgtttggtatCCAGCTCAAATACAGGAAAGGAGATGGTGTGCATTTGCTTTCTCAGGATGCAATGCCATTTGGAGTATACCCCCctaccctcacccctcctcccctacCTGTGCTGCTGTGGATGGGATGGGCTGTGCTGTATTTCCGGTCTGACGCCGGCCGCATGGCCTCGATGTCATCCACTGACGACGCCCGCCGCATGCTGTAGAAGCTCTCGCGGGAGCGACTGTGTGACAGACTGCAGTTGGACAGAGAGACGTCCGGGTTGAGCGTCTGGAGGGCGATGCGGGATGGCGACTGGCCGGGGGGCAGCGAGGAGTGGGCGGTGGACGGTGAAGGCTCTGAGCCCAGCAGGCCACGCTGGTCCTCGGGCCACAGGAGGGCCGGCCTGCTCCTGCTGCCTGCGCTACTGGAGCTCTTGTGCCCCGGAGGTAATGTGGGCAGGGAGAGCAGCTCTCCCAGAGCCAGGGACTCGTGGCTGGGGTAGCCAGGGGCTGGGAGGCGCCCTGTCTCTGGGTCGTCCAGAGAGGCTTTGCTGTTGCTGAGGGAACGAAGTGAGGGCAGACGGAGCTTGAAGCCACGCGGTCGGCCtacagagcgagaaagagggagggagggagggagggagggagaaagagtggGTAAAACGAGAGAGTAAAAAAGAGTGATAAAAAGGccgacagggagagaaagagagtgagtgggaaagaggaaaggaggaagagaCCAGAGAGCAATAAACTGAACTCAATTTAATTGAGTGATTATCCAACAATCTTTAAAAATTTAATTGAGTGATTACttttactgaacaaaaacataaacgctACATGGAACAATttcagttacagttcatataaggaaatcagtcaatctaAATaaattaatctatggatttcacatgactgggcaggagcGCAGACATGGGTGGGCCTGAGAGGGCATAGACCcaaccacttgggagccaggcctatCCAATGGGGATCCAGGCCCaggcaatcagaatgagtttttccccacaaaatggctttgttacagacagaaatattccTCAGCACCCCACCCCCTTCCCCatagacgatcccgcaggtgaagaagccagatgtggaggtcctgggctggcttggttacaagtggtctgcggttgtgacatactgccaaattctctaaaactgcATTGaatgtggcttatggtagagaaattaacgttGAATTCACTGGCAACAGCtcaatactttacatgttgcgtttatatttttgttcagcgtaTATTTTTCAGCATTTTACTTAACCCCTGTGCAGTCTTAACATTCCGTACACTCCCCTTATCCTAAGTGTAAAAATGACATGCCTTCacccctaaaataaagcagcttaattgaattttaaaTGCAAAATCTATTTTGTgtgaagaaacaacctgtcattcaccacaaactttgtgaatatgtgggttttccctcttcacaatgcagaaagactgtatttaatcagtggacaccactaGCTTTAATTACAACACACCTGGCATcattgttttctttactaaagtagaggtttattattattattattattattgatcaaggtactgcataggtgtaaatatatatattttttgcaagaGATGCATAAAGTAGTTTTGAATGATTTTATTTGTAACGCTTGtcgtctggggaaggagaggaggaccaaggtgcagggtggtaagtgttcatattatttaatgaaatatgcaacactagacaaaacaacaaacacgacaaacaaacagtcctgaaaggtgaaacaaaaacaggaaacaggaaacaaccacccacaaaacacaatggaaaacaggctacctaaatatggttctcaatcagggacaaggattgacagctgcctctgattgagaaccatatcaggctaaacatagaaatagaaaatcatagacaaactaacatagacaacccacccaactcatgccctgaccatactaaaacaaaagacaaaacaaaggaactaaggtcagaacatgacattaTTGAAGGGAAACAATGACAGTCCTGAACTTTTTTtgcaacatagtgatatattcttatatactgtacaatgaggaattcaacaacaaaatactagtcttctcccattttttGAACCATTATACATCTTGTGGGTGGGGGCAAACAACACCAATAAATAAGGataagataatagatacaaaacaaaaacgtgaagaacataaatcaatcaactctaattagcacatgttggacagtatgcaagtgtgtgtgcatggactttgcagctgtatttctcacatgtgcagcacatagtatttgctttacagtccttctttggggggcagaattggcatctcctcctcttgcctgccccagcggcagcctcaggtggatcaggacaagatttagcagccccctgaacagctttcacaagcgctgcagaggctgctgtgcgggggaggcgctcccttctttgaatgtgtggggttacaagtgcctttTCCTGCcgctccaggaacaccctcctcttgttcgGCCTATCAGGCATCCAGCTAGGGTTGATCATGTTCCATGTCacgaaggcattgtatgaggacacatcaatgatgttatggaagatgaccaggggccagcgggcagtcatcctcctgcagatgtaagttccaatcaccttgtccatgttgtccacgcctcctttgttgaggttgtagtccaggatgatggctggcttcctgtctTCACGATCACTGTTCTCAgccgttttgtgcagtgtgctcaggaggaccacattcttgttcctctttgcGAGGTAAGAAACtacagtggtggtgggggtgatggcaaactttgatgagaaggcctctctcccccttgttgcgagGAGGGCAGGGGGGAGCTCAagcttgttctttctaactgtgccaaccatggggatcttcctcttcaggagctgctggctgagttcaatcagtatgacacataatctcaatttcttattgtgtgagtgtgtgtgtctttgtggtttttgtggtgtgtaaatgATTTTATAACTGCCAGGTCAAAAATGCCCCTAAAACAATCTTTGtgccctggtggtgtacagctttcatggaaatatgaacaaaggcgatgtttcactttttctaatgttggggtcactctaggaaaagtcatcaaatttcaagttgaaaaaataataatttaggggattttctctgctgttaaacatagCGGCGAGTCATTTTTGACCCTTAAGACAAGGGTTAAATTAATGTTTTCCATTCAAATCAATTCAGAGAACAGCTACAATATGACATTGGGAGAGATCAGAGAAGATTAGGAGaggccatcctgtacctgtagGGAGCCAGGGGGGAAGCTTGGGGTTAACTGTGAGGGGGCAGCTTGGGGTTACCTGTGGGGAGCCAGGGGGCAGCTTGGGGTTACCTGTGGGGAGCCAGGGGGAAGCTTGGGTTGCTTACCTGTGAGGAGCCAGGGGGCAGCTTGGGTTGCTTACCTGTGAGGAGCCAGGGGGCAGCTTGGGGTTACCTGTAGGGAGCATGGGGGAAGCTTGGATTGCTTCCTGTGAGGAGCCAGGGGGCAGCTTGGGGTTACCTGGGGGCATGGGGGAGCTTGGGTTGCTTACCTGTGAGGAGCCAGGGGGCAGCTTGGGGTTACCTGTGGGGGCATGGGGGAAGCTTGGGTTGCTTACCTGTGAGGAGCCAGGGGGCAGCTTGGGGTTACCTGTGGGGAGCCAGGGGGGAAGCTTGGGGTTACCTGTGGGGAGCCAGGGGGGAAGCTTGTGGTTGAGGTCCTGGTTGGGCTCTTTGTCGTCTGAAATGACCTGGAAGTTGAGGATGAACATGATCACCAGGCCATCTTCGTTCTTCACCGGCACCACATCCACCAGACACAGGAAACACAcacctgacagagagacagaaagagagacacaaaacataaacacacataatgatgcacacacacccctccccctgcCACATGTTATCCTGTATATGAAATGACTTAGGTTATACAGGGGATTGAAAATGCAGAATGAATTTTAGAGTGGATtagtctttttaagtgggatggAAAAAAGAGAATGCGTAATGCATAAACACACACGTAGAAATTCACTTCATTGCATGATTTGCTTGAGCACATTCCTACATAAGACAACCACAGTGATTTCACTTCACAAGAGCGTGAAAAATCTATTTTACTGAGCATGAAATCAGACTTAATGGCCATATGTAGCTGTCCACCTACAGAGCCCTGTTTCAGTAGGTTTGAATAAATGACTGTTTCAGTAGGTTTGAATCAATGACTGTTTCAGTAGGTTTGAATAAGTGACTGTTTCAGTAGGTTTGAATCAATGACTGTTTCAGTAGGTTTGAATAAGTGACTGTTTCAGTAGGTTTGAATAAATGACTGTTTCAGTAGGGTTGAATGAAATGACTGTTTCAGTAGGGTTGAATGAAATGACTGTTTCAGTAGGGTTGAATGAAATGACTGTTTCAGTAGGGTTGAATGAAATGACTGTTTCAGTAGGGTTGAATGAAATGACCGTTTCAGTAGGGTTGAATGAAATGAAATGCAACATGTTGATTGGGTTTCAACGCCTGTAGCGGATGTCAGCAGTAACCCTGTGGACATTTCAATACTGTACTTTTATCAGCTCAGAAAGAAGTTAAGGCATAAAGCCTTTTTCTACCAACACAGCATCTGGTATTTACACTGTTAAAACAGCCAAAACACTCCGAAACATGGATCGCTTGCCAGTCTGTTTCTCATTCAGCCAAAATCAAGCTTCATTCATGAATACAGTAAGAATCAGGCATCCAATCAACGTTGTTTTTATTCATTCAAAGTATGAAAACATCAACAAGGTTGTAACTGATACCCCCACCAAAAAGACACAGTACAGTGACCCCACCGGTACGTCATGTATATCAATTGCTCCTCCTCAAACCTACAAGGaaccatagagatcctataaAATGACTCTAATTTCTAATTCCTCATTTCTagttctaattcctaattctatgcaAGAAGCCTTCAACTGTACTGCACGTGTGAAACATAAATCCAAGGTTCTCATTTCTCAACGGCCTTCCAAGACAAATCATCACTACTCCTTCCTCTTAAAACCGTATCCTATCCTGCCCTACCTCACCAGATGCCCTTACCCTTACCTGGTCGGTAGTCAGTGACTGGAGCTGGGTTGGTGTTGGCATACAGGGTTAGCAAGGTGGACAGCAGCCACGGCAGTCTAAAGAGTAATGTACTGTGTTGTGGGCACACGAGTGAGTGTTCAGTCTAGCGCCCTGCCCACCCGTCATTCATCTCTGAGCCATCACACCACAGGAGCGTGGCCCATGGAAGGGATTGGACCTCTATGTAATCACCCACACGGATAAAAACAGGGAAAACTGTATTGAGGATTATAGGTCCCCACACAACCATCATCTGGCTcacgccctgtgtgtgtgtgtgtgtgtgtgcttttattTTAACAATCTGATCAGAGGACACATGGCACTTTTTTTTACACAGTAGTTACACATAACAAACTAGAGTTATTTGATATACATTTATATACATTACATCTGGAGTTACAGACTGTGTGACATAGCAACATGGTCATGTTGGACAGTGTGTTATTACGCTGCGACTGCCTTTGTAACTACTCACTGCACCCTCAATTGTCTTAGCACCATTTGATCTATTTTCttcattcaacctttatttaactaggcaagtcagttaagaacaaattatgatatacaatgacggcctaccgaggaacaatgggttaactgccttgttcaggggcagaagggcagatttttaccttgtcagctcggggattcgatccagcaatctttcggttactggcccacccCAATATATAAGATGTAATGTAATACAATATTTCATGAATTGATCTATTACGGACAGACATGAGGGTTTATACAGTAATCCTAGTAGATCCTATCTCCTTCTCTGGccactaatgcacacacacactgtaccctcCACAAAAACACAATTAAATCTCACACATAGGCTACGTTCAGGAAaaaacacgcacgcgcacacacacacacactcacacacacacagaggattaAAAAATAGTCGGGAAGAGGATTTGACTTCAATTCACTACGCTTTCTCTTTTTTTCATCCCACTTAAAAGGACTAATCCACCCTAAGACGCCGTCTGTGGGGCGGCTACACGTGTGTGTCCTGATTCTTTAAATGCCTGGAACATGAGTGATTTACGTATATTTAAGAGTATATGTGTTAGGTTACATTGAGGCCTATTTGTTCCATACCATGCCAAGGCATACAGCCCCAGCTCTCAATGCTAATACCTGAAAGATTAATGTAATCAGGGGACAAACTCACTTATCCAGGTGGCCAGCTGGCTGAAAGCCACAGAACTCAATCCAACATTTATAACCCGATAATCTAGTGCAGTTCTAACACTGACAGGACTTGTTTTCAAGATTTGGGTGCGTTTGGCACAATACGAGTCATGCAATTGGTCCACAGCACACTCTAGCCTGGTTGTCAGACTGTGTGCAACATAACTATATTGTGCTACCCTGGAAGAGTAGTAAAGCCGAGACTCCAACCGGTACTGGTCCACTCTGTTGATACATCACTATTCTTAAGCACTTCCATGAATTGGCATACCtcaaagagaagagaaagagaagaggaagaggaagaggaagagaagaggaagagaagaggaagagaagagaaagagaagaggaagagaagaggaagagaagagaaagagaagaggaagagaagaggaagagaagagaaagagaagaggaagaggaaagagaagagaagagaagagaagaggaagagaagaggaagagaagaggaagagaagagaaagagaagaggaagagaagagaagagaagagaagagaaagagaagagagaagaggaagagaagagaaagagaagagaagagaagaagagaaagagaagaggaagagagaagagaagagaagagaagagaagaggaagagaaagaagaggaagagaagaggagaagaagaaagagaagaggaagagaagagaaagagaagaggaagagaagagaagagaagagaaagagaagagaagagaaagaagagaagaggaagagaaagagaagagagaagagaaagagaagagaaagaaagagaaagagaagaggaagagaagagaaagagaagagaaagaaagaggaagagaagaggaagagaagaggaagagaagaggaaagagaagagaagagaagagaaagagaagaggaagagaagagaaagagaagagaagagaagagagaaagagaagagaaagagaagaggaagagaagagaaagagaagagaagagaagagaaagagaagagaagagaagagaaagagaagaggaagagaagagaaagagaagaggaagagaagagaagagaagagaagagaagagaagagaagaggaagagaaagagaagagaagagaaagagaagagaagagaagaggaagagaagagaagagaaagaggaagagaagagagaagagaagaggaagagaagaggaagagaagagaaagagaagagaaagagaagaggaagagaagaggaagagaagagaagagaagagaagaggaagagaagaagagaagaggaagagaagaggaagagaagagaaagagaaagagaagagaagaggaagagaagagaaaggaagagaagagaagaagagaagaggaagagaagagaaagagaagagaagaggaagagaaagaggaagagaagagaagagaaagagaaagagaagagaaagagaagagaagagaagaagaaagagaaagaagagaagaggaagagaagagaaagagaagaggaagagaagagaaagagaagaggaagagaagagaaagagaagaggaagagaagagaaagagaagaggaagagaagagaaagagaagaggaagagaagagaaagagaagagaaagagaagagaaagagaagaggaagaggaagagaagaggaagagaagaggaagagaagaggaagagaagaggaagaaagaggaagagaagagaaagaagagagaagagaagagaaagagaagagaagagaagagaaagagaagagaagagaagagaaagagaagaggaagagaagagaaagagaagagaaagagaagagaggaagagaagagaaagagaagagaagaagaggaagagaagagaagagagaagagaagagaagagaagagaagagaagagaagagaagaagaagaaagagaagagaagagaagagaagagaagagaagagaagagaagagaagaggaagagaagagaagaggaagagaagaggaagagaagagaaagagaagaggaagagaagaggaagagaagaggaagagaagagaaagagaagaggaagagaagaggaagagaagaggaagagaagagaaagagaagaggaagagaagagaaagagaagaggaagagaagagaaagagaagaggaagagaagaggaagagaagagaaagagaagaggaagagaagagaagagaagagaaagagaagagaaagagaagagaaagagaagagaaagagaagagaaagagaagagaaagagaagaggaagagaagaggaagagaaagaggaagagaagaggaagagaagagaaagagaagagaaagagaagagaaagagaagaggaagagagaagagaaagagaagagaaagagaagaggaagagaagagagaagaggaagagaagaggaagagaagaggaagagaagagaagagaagagaaagagaagagaaagagaagaggaagaggaagagaagagaaagagaagaggaagagaagaggaagaggaagagaagaggaagagaagaggaagagaagaggaagagaagagaaagagaagaggaagagaagaggaagaggaagagaaagagaagaggaagagaagaggaagagaagaggaagagaagaggaagaggaagagaagagaagaggaagagaagaggaagagaagagaaagagaagaggaagagaagaggaagagaagaggaagagaagagaaagagaagaggaagagaagaggaagagaagaggaagaggaagagaagagaaagagaagagaaagagaagagaaagagaagaggaagagaagaggaagagaagaggaagagaagaggaagagaagagaaagagaagaggaagagaagaggaagagaagaggaagagaagaggaagaaaagaggaagagaagaggaagagaagagaaagagaagaggaagttGAGAGAACATGGCGTTCAGAACGTAGCCAAACGTTTAGCCAACAGAAGGCACCCATGCAGCGTAAAGGGTGCCACTATGTCAAACCCATCCTACTCTATGAGTATTTCAACGAGAATTGCAGAGGCGATAGGTCGGAGTACGGAACGGATTATACCACGTCCATTTTAGAAAAGCTTACAGGGGATGAGAGGGGATTAAGAGAACTGACAACATGGCTTGGGCCTCCCCCCAAGGTAACCCTTACCTACCGCTGTGCCCCTGTCAAAAAATGAAATGCTCTCTTCGC is a window encoding:
- the LOC135572129 gene encoding uncharacterized protein LOC135572129, giving the protein RKKEEEKRKRRGREEEREEKRREREEEEKRKRREEKREREEKEKRKRREREEKRREREEKRREREERKRREREEKRKRKRKRREEKEKEKRKRREEKKKEKEEKRKRREREEEEKRKRRGREEKEKRKRREREEEEKRKRRGREEKEKRKRREREEEEEEKRKRRGREEEEKRKKEEEKRKKREEKRKRREEKRKRREEKRKRRGREEKEKRKRREEEKRKRREEEEEKRREKRREEKRREEKRRRRKRREEKRREEKRREEKRKRREEEEKRKRREREEEEKRKRRGREEKEKRKRRGREEEEKRKRRGREEKEKRKRREREEEEKRKRREREEEEKRREEKEKRKRREREEKEKRCKKYDRSDFCEGRIAVNAVRPLQDPD